Proteins encoded together in one Microbacterium oxydans window:
- the tal gene encoding transaldolase produces MSTPTAQLAAAGVSIWLDDLSRTRISSGNLAELISSRNVVGVTTNPTIFANAITDKNDTSYDAQVTELAASGATAEEAVFAATTQDVAAALDVFRPVWEASDHVDGRVSIEVSPDLAHDTAGTVAQAKELWAKIDRPNLLVKIPATKAGLPAIAEAIGAGISVNVTLIFSLERYAEVIEAYLTGLETAKAAGISLSTIHSVASFFVSRVDTETDKRLTAIGTDAAEALKSKAGLANARLAYELFEQTFAGDRAKALRDAGANLQRPLWASTGVKDPALPDTLYVTELVADGVVNTMPEKTLEATFDHGVVTGDTITGGYEEARAVFAGLAEVGIDFTDVTQVLEDEGVAKFIDSWHDLLTQVAEALESQR; encoded by the coding sequence ATGAGCACCCCCACCGCACAGCTCGCCGCCGCCGGCGTCAGCATCTGGCTCGACGACCTCTCCCGCACCCGCATCTCCTCCGGCAACCTCGCCGAGCTGATCTCGTCGCGCAACGTCGTGGGCGTCACGACCAACCCGACGATCTTCGCGAACGCGATCACCGACAAGAACGACACGTCCTACGACGCACAGGTGACCGAGCTCGCCGCGTCCGGCGCCACCGCGGAGGAGGCGGTCTTCGCCGCCACCACGCAGGACGTCGCGGCCGCCCTCGACGTTTTCCGTCCCGTCTGGGAGGCCTCCGACCACGTCGACGGCCGCGTCTCGATCGAGGTCTCCCCCGACCTCGCGCACGACACCGCCGGCACCGTGGCTCAGGCCAAGGAGCTGTGGGCCAAGATCGACCGCCCGAACCTCCTCGTCAAGATCCCCGCGACCAAGGCCGGCCTGCCCGCCATCGCCGAGGCGATCGGCGCCGGGATCAGCGTCAACGTCACGCTGATCTTCAGCCTGGAGCGCTACGCCGAGGTCATCGAGGCCTACCTCACCGGCCTCGAGACGGCCAAGGCCGCGGGCATCTCCCTGTCGACCATCCACTCCGTCGCGTCGTTCTTCGTCTCGCGCGTCGACACCGAGACCGACAAGCGCCTCACCGCGATCGGCACGGACGCCGCTGAAGCCCTCAAGAGCAAGGCCGGCCTCGCGAACGCCCGCCTCGCCTACGAGCTGTTCGAGCAGACGTTCGCGGGCGACCGCGCGAAGGCTCTGCGCGACGCGGGCGCGAACCTGCAGCGCCCGCTGTGGGCGTCGACCGGCGTCAAGGACCCGGCCCTCCCCGACACGCTCTACGTGACCGAGCTCGTCGCCGACGGTGTCGTCAACACGATGCCCGAGAAGACCCTCGAGGCCACGTTCGACCACGGCGTCGTCACCGGCGACACGATCACGGGCGGCTACGAAGAGGCCCGTGCGGTGTTCGCCGGCCTCGCCGAGGTCGGCATCGACTTCACCGACGTCACCCAGGTCCTGGAGGACGAGGGCGTCGCGAAGTTCATCGACTCGTGGCACGACCTGCTCACCCAGGTCGCCGAGGCTCTGGAGTCGCAGCGATGA
- a CDS encoding glucose-6-phosphate isomerase, translated as MTFSIHTSGAARAAIDETVPSLVHDLIASRITGGDATLWGDAAQAEASVRLGWVEAVSISRPLVAEIVALRADLNAKGVTRVVLAGMGGSSLAPEVIAQTSGVPLTILDSTAPGQVLAALDEGLEDTVLVVSSKSGSTVETDSQRRTFEAAFRDLGIDPTERIVVVTDPASPLDASAREAGYRVFNADPNVGGRYSALTAFGLVPSGLAGVDIDELLNEAEASLLEVAVDSAENPALRLGAAIAATTPRRDKLGLITDGTHINGLPDWIEQLIAESTGKDGTGILPVVLLPVSPELDPVPADLQIVRLVDDANEFHLHERHEGEILVSGTLGAQFIVWEYATAIAGHLLRINPFDQPDVESAKIAARGLLDARPEPTAPAFVENGVEVRVSDPALAASGTVEGVLDALWAQLPADGYVSIQAYVNRLEVPQLQGLRELVAADSGRPTTFGWGPRFLHSTGQYHKGGPAQGVFLQILERTEVDLEIPDRPFTFGQLIQAQAAGDAGVLAEHGRPVVTLTITESSDDVLALFEAAQK; from the coding sequence ATGACCTTCTCGATCCACACGTCCGGCGCCGCCCGCGCCGCGATCGATGAGACGGTGCCGAGCCTCGTCCACGATCTGATCGCCTCGCGCATCACCGGCGGCGACGCCACCCTCTGGGGAGACGCCGCACAGGCCGAGGCCTCCGTCCGACTCGGCTGGGTCGAGGCCGTCTCGATCTCGCGACCGCTGGTCGCCGAGATCGTCGCGCTGCGCGCCGACCTGAACGCCAAGGGCGTCACGCGCGTCGTCCTCGCCGGCATGGGCGGCTCCTCGCTCGCCCCCGAGGTCATTGCACAGACCTCGGGCGTCCCGCTGACGATCCTGGACTCGACCGCGCCCGGCCAGGTGCTGGCCGCTCTCGACGAGGGCCTCGAGGACACGGTCCTCGTGGTGTCGTCGAAGTCGGGCTCCACCGTCGAGACCGACTCGCAGCGTCGCACGTTCGAGGCCGCGTTCCGCGACCTCGGCATCGACCCCACCGAGCGCATCGTCGTGGTCACCGACCCGGCCTCGCCCCTCGACGCGTCCGCGCGCGAGGCGGGCTACCGCGTCTTCAACGCCGACCCGAACGTCGGCGGCCGCTACTCCGCGCTGACCGCCTTCGGCCTGGTGCCGTCCGGCCTCGCCGGCGTCGACATCGACGAGCTCCTGAACGAGGCCGAGGCCTCGCTGCTCGAGGTCGCCGTGGACTCCGCCGAGAACCCGGCTCTCCGCCTGGGTGCGGCCATCGCCGCGACCACGCCCCGTCGTGACAAGCTCGGCCTGATCACCGACGGCACGCACATCAACGGCCTGCCGGACTGGATCGAGCAGCTCATCGCGGAGTCCACGGGCAAGGACGGCACCGGCATCCTCCCGGTCGTCCTGCTCCCGGTCTCGCCCGAGCTCGATCCCGTGCCCGCCGACCTCCAGATCGTCCGCCTGGTCGACGACGCGAACGAATTCCACCTGCACGAGCGCCACGAGGGAGAGATCCTCGTCAGCGGCACCCTCGGCGCCCAGTTCATCGTGTGGGAGTACGCCACCGCGATCGCCGGGCACCTGCTCCGCATCAACCCGTTCGACCAGCCCGACGTCGAGTCGGCGAAGATCGCGGCGCGTGGTCTGCTCGACGCGCGTCCCGAGCCGACCGCTCCGGCTTTCGTCGAGAACGGCGTCGAGGTGCGGGTGTCCGACCCGGCCCTCGCCGCCTCCGGCACGGTCGAAGGCGTGCTCGACGCCCTCTGGGCGCAGCTCCCCGCCGACGGCTACGTGTCCATCCAGGCCTACGTCAACCGCCTGGAGGTGCCGCAGCTCCAGGGCCTCCGCGAGCTCGTCGCGGCGGACTCCGGTCGCCCGACCACCTTCGGGTGGGGTCCGCGCTTCCTGCACTCCACCGGTCAGTACCACAAGGGCGGTCCCGCACAGGGCGTGTTCCTGCAGATCCTGGAGCGCACCGAGGTCGACCTCGAGATCCCGGATCGTCCCTTCACGTTCGGGCAGCTCATCCAGGCGCAGGCCGCCGGAGACGCGGGTGTGCTCGCCGAACACGGCCGCCCGGTCGTCACGCTGACGATCACCGAGTCCTCGGACGACGTGCTCGCCCTCTTCGAAGCCGCACAGAAGTAA
- the zwf gene encoding glucose-6-phosphate dehydrogenase gives MSVPISRGHNPLRDPDDRRLNRIAGPSALVIFGVTGDLSRKKLMPAVYDLANRGLLPPGFALVGFARRDWEDQDFAQVVYDAVKEHARTPFREETWTQLLQGIRFVSGEFDNPDSFRKLRETVEKLDVERGTMGNHAFYLSIPPKDFPLVAKQLKESGLVGENSDDDERWRRVVIEKPFGHDLESARALNAALEVAFPADSIFRIDHYLGKETVQNILALRFANELYEPIWNRNYVDHVQITMAEDIGVGGRAGYYDGIGAARDVIQNHLLQLLALTAMEEPISLSAEHLRSEKEKVLAAVHVPDDLSLATARGQYAGGWQGGDEVTGFLDEEGMNPESTTETYAAIKLEIDTRRWADVPFYLRTGKRLGRRVTEIAVVFKRAPQHLFGRGNASELGQNALVIRVQPDEGVTIRFGSKVPGSGTNVRDVTMDFGYGHAFTEASPEAYERLILDVLLGDPPLFPRHEEVELSWKILDPVEKYWAAVGGPVEQYAPGSWGPASADDLLARDGRVWRRP, from the coding sequence ATGTCTGTTCCCATCTCGCGCGGGCACAACCCGCTGCGTGACCCCGACGATCGCCGCCTCAACCGGATCGCGGGGCCCAGCGCCCTCGTGATCTTCGGCGTCACCGGAGACCTGTCACGCAAGAAGCTGATGCCCGCGGTCTACGACCTCGCCAACCGCGGTCTCCTCCCCCCGGGCTTCGCCCTGGTCGGGTTCGCCCGTCGGGACTGGGAGGACCAGGACTTCGCCCAGGTCGTCTACGACGCCGTCAAGGAGCATGCCCGCACGCCGTTCCGGGAGGAGACCTGGACGCAGCTGCTCCAGGGCATCCGGTTCGTCTCGGGCGAGTTCGACAACCCCGACTCGTTCCGCAAGCTGCGCGAGACGGTCGAGAAGCTCGACGTCGAACGCGGCACGATGGGCAACCACGCGTTCTACCTGTCGATCCCGCCGAAGGACTTCCCCCTCGTCGCCAAGCAGCTGAAGGAGTCTGGCCTCGTCGGCGAGAACAGCGACGACGACGAGCGGTGGCGCCGTGTCGTGATCGAGAAGCCCTTCGGACACGACCTGGAGTCCGCCCGCGCTCTCAACGCCGCGCTCGAGGTGGCCTTCCCGGCCGACTCGATCTTCCGCATCGACCACTACCTCGGCAAGGAGACGGTCCAGAACATCCTGGCGTTGCGCTTCGCGAACGAGCTGTACGAGCCGATCTGGAACCGCAACTACGTCGACCACGTGCAGATCACGATGGCCGAGGACATCGGCGTCGGCGGGCGTGCCGGGTACTACGACGGCATCGGCGCGGCGCGCGACGTCATCCAGAACCACCTGCTGCAGCTCCTGGCGCTCACCGCCATGGAGGAGCCGATCAGCCTGTCGGCCGAGCACCTCCGCTCCGAGAAGGAGAAGGTCCTCGCCGCGGTCCACGTGCCGGACGACCTCTCGCTCGCGACCGCCCGCGGACAGTACGCCGGCGGCTGGCAGGGCGGCGACGAGGTCACCGGCTTCCTGGACGAGGAGGGCATGAACCCCGAGTCCACGACCGAGACGTACGCGGCCATCAAGCTCGAGATCGACACGCGCCGCTGGGCCGATGTGCCGTTCTACCTGCGCACGGGTAAGCGCCTCGGGCGACGCGTCACCGAGATCGCCGTGGTCTTCAAGCGCGCTCCGCAGCACCTGTTCGGTCGCGGCAACGCCTCCGAGCTCGGACAGAACGCGCTCGTCATCCGCGTGCAGCCCGACGAGGGCGTCACGATCCGCTTCGGCTCGAAGGTCCCGGGCAGCGGAACCAACGTCCGCGACGTCACGATGGACTTCGGATACGGCCACGCCTTCACCGAGGCGAGCCCCGAGGCCTACGAGCGCCTGATCCTCGACGTCCTGCTGGGCGACCCGCCGCTGTTCCCGCGGCACGAGGAGGTCGAGCTCTCCTGGAAGATCCTCGACCCGGTGGAGAAGTACTGGGCAGCCGTCGGCGGTCCGGTGGAGCAGTACGCGCCCGGCTCGTGGGGACCGGCATCCGCCGACGACCTGCTGGCCCGCGACGGACGAGTCTGGAGACGCCCGTGA
- a CDS encoding glucose-6-phosphate dehydrogenase assembly protein OpcA yields MIIDLPDTTVSQVAKQLVKVREEGGAVALGRVLTLVIAARNGVAEAAIDAANDASREHPMRVIVITTGDGESRLDAQIRVGGDAGASEVVVLRAYGEAASNEESLITGLLLPDAPVVAWWPEEAPTSPATSPLGRIAQRRITDAATSPDVRDRLALLGRTHAPGDTDLAWTRLTHWREQLAAVLDQPPYESITGVEVRGASASPSTALLAAWLQMALDVPVRWSYEDPEHWQEGIKSVRLTRASGDILLERPSPGIAILTQPDQPKHDLHLPRRTLRECLAEELRRLDPDVLYGRVITEGWEKLGPPETGE; encoded by the coding sequence GTGATCATCGATCTTCCCGACACGACTGTCAGCCAGGTCGCCAAGCAGCTCGTCAAGGTGCGCGAAGAGGGCGGCGCGGTCGCACTCGGCCGTGTGCTGACGCTCGTCATCGCGGCCCGCAACGGCGTCGCCGAGGCCGCCATCGACGCGGCGAACGACGCGTCGCGCGAGCACCCGATGCGCGTCATCGTGATCACGACGGGCGACGGCGAGTCCCGCCTCGACGCCCAGATCCGCGTCGGCGGCGACGCCGGTGCCAGCGAGGTCGTCGTCCTGCGGGCGTACGGCGAGGCTGCGAGCAACGAGGAGAGCCTCATCACGGGCCTCCTTCTGCCCGATGCCCCCGTCGTCGCCTGGTGGCCCGAGGAGGCTCCCACCTCGCCCGCCACGTCGCCTCTCGGCCGCATCGCACAGCGTCGCATCACGGACGCCGCGACCTCGCCCGACGTGCGCGACCGGCTCGCGCTGCTCGGACGCACGCATGCACCGGGAGACACCGACCTCGCCTGGACGCGTCTGACCCACTGGCGCGAGCAGCTCGCCGCCGTCCTCGACCAGCCGCCGTATGAGTCGATCACGGGTGTCGAGGTGCGCGGTGCATCGGCCTCCCCGTCGACGGCTCTGCTCGCCGCCTGGCTGCAGATGGCCCTCGACGTGCCCGTGCGCTGGTCGTACGAAGACCCCGAGCACTGGCAGGAGGGCATCAAGTCGGTCCGTCTGACCCGCGCGTCGGGCGACATCCTGCTCGAGCGCCCGTCTCCCGGTATCGCGATCCTGACGCAGCCGGATCAGCCGAAGCACGACCTCCACCTCCCGCGTCGCACCCTCCGTGAGTGCCTCGCGGAGGAGCTGCGTCGGCTGGACCCGGACGTCCTGTACGGTCGAGTCATCACCGAGGGCTGGGAGAAGCTGGGTCCGCCCGAGACAGGAGAGTGA
- the pgl gene encoding 6-phosphogluconolactonase has protein sequence MTTSSAEKRVVVESTPAALASRVADRFLTRVRARTRNGRLAHIALTGGSMGGAVLQAAAADPRATEIDWSLVHFWWGDERFVPRDDADRNSLQSRQALLDHIAVPSENVHEVSGPETGLTLDESAAAYAADLARFGTDEHPWPSFAVCFLGVGPDGHIASLFPDREEVTVTDAAVLAVRESPKPPPERVTLTRPVLNSSKRVWLVLTGADKASALGLALAGASYTSVPAAGAKGRKRTVFFVDEAAASEVSPDLIDQAY, from the coding sequence ATGACGACATCGTCCGCCGAGAAGCGGGTCGTGGTGGAATCCACGCCCGCCGCACTCGCCAGCCGCGTGGCCGACCGGTTCCTCACGCGTGTCCGCGCGCGCACCCGGAACGGCCGACTCGCCCACATCGCCCTCACCGGCGGTTCGATGGGTGGAGCGGTGCTGCAAGCCGCAGCGGCCGATCCTCGGGCCACCGAGATCGACTGGTCGCTCGTGCACTTCTGGTGGGGTGACGAGCGGTTCGTGCCAAGGGACGATGCCGACCGCAACTCGTTGCAGTCGCGGCAGGCCCTGCTCGACCACATCGCCGTGCCCTCGGAGAACGTGCACGAGGTCTCCGGCCCGGAGACGGGTCTGACGCTCGACGAGTCGGCAGCGGCCTACGCCGCCGACCTCGCTCGATTCGGCACCGACGAACACCCCTGGCCGTCCTTCGCGGTGTGCTTCCTCGGCGTCGGCCCGGACGGACACATCGCGTCCCTGTTCCCCGACCGCGAAGAGGTCACGGTGACGGACGCCGCGGTCCTGGCGGTGCGCGAGTCGCCCAAGCCGCCGCCCGAGCGCGTGACCCTCACGCGTCCCGTGCTCAACTCCTCGAAGCGGGTGTGGCTCGTGCTCACCGGCGCCGACAAGGCTTCGGCGCTGGGCCTCGCTCTCGCCGGAGCGAGCTACACGAGCGTTCCCGCGGCCGGCGCCAAGGGCCGCAAGCGCACGGTCTTCTTCGTCGACGAGGCCGCGGCCTCCGAGGTCTCCCCCGACCTGATCGATCAGGCGTACTGA